One genomic window of Salvia miltiorrhiza cultivar Shanhuang (shh) chromosome 4, IMPLAD_Smil_shh, whole genome shotgun sequence includes the following:
- the LOC131023161 gene encoding uncharacterized protein LOC131023161 produces MASSSANRPVFSPSPTPTPPASPPSSPDPQNPQDPPASPESPPPPPNMPKPIPISRLDVADMNKMAEICKNPAGLRHVVETKMPINFVRCRPSDPGERGSRTQGSSGRGSGDASSRADMSEQPAGSEMDTSRMVSDVAGVITPTRSFPPGRGKSMKVLEMFSPDRQKVGGSGASSHRAEGGLESQIGEAIQCIDDYDTLEKDLKKKKDAHVKRDQEVTVLMECFSKADTDMAALQAKVEQLEVEKASLASELGRAKKEGYENLERFRSRY; encoded by the exons ATGGCTTCTTCATCCGCTAACCGCCCTGTTTTTTCCCCTTCTCCTACCCCTACTCCTCCGGCTTCTCCACCTTCTTCTCCCGATCCCCAGAATCCTCAAGACCCTCCGGCCTCCCCTGAATCTCCCCCACCTCCTCCTAATATGCCTAAGCCCATTCCCATATCCAGGCTAGATGTCGCAGATATGAATAAGATGGCCGAAATATGTAAAAACCCCGCAGGCCTGAG GCATGTCGTGGAGACAAAAATGCCGATTAATTTTGTCCGCTGCCGTCCCTCTGATCCCGGGGAACGTGGTTCTAGGACTCAAGGTTCCAGCGGTAGAGGCTCTGGAGACGCCAGCTCCAGGGCAGACATGTCAGAGCAGCCCGCTGGCTCTGAAATGGACACCTCTCGGATGGTGTCCGACGTCGCGGGGGTGATCACCCCCACACGAAGCTTTCCTCCAGGTAGGGGAAAGTCCATGAAGGTCTTGGAGATGTTCAGCCCGGATCGGCAGAAGGTCGGCGGCTCTGGTGCTAGCTCTCACAGGGCAGAGGGGGGG CTGGAGTCCCAAATAGGTGAGGCAATCCAGTGTATCGATGATTACGATACACTGGAGAAAGAtttaaaaaagaagaaggaTGCGCATGTGAAGCGTGACCAGGAGGTCACGGTCCTGATGGAGTGCTTCAGCAAGGCCGACACGGATATGGCCGCGCTGCAGGCCAAGGTTGAGCAGCTGGAAGTGGAGAAGGCCTCCCTGGCCTCAGAGCTGGGGAGGGCTAAAAAAGAGGGGTATGAAAACCTGGAACGCTTCCGGTCCCGATACTAA
- the LOC131023162 gene encoding uncharacterized protein LOC131023162 → MVTARKLRHYFLSHRVVVRTVLPFEQVLGRPDLSGRMVKWAVELGEYDVDYEPRMAIAQALADFIQETTRRPVQEFWVAFMDGSVTKEGCGIGVYIISLGSEVYQFAIKFTCKISNNEAEYEAVVRAVHILSELRAECVIIRTDSQLVAQQLSGGYHIKVDRMRAYHSKIVELKKKFVEFRIEQISREENTRADLIARVASAVEQTWNDEITLLCDTREMETSQVFAVEIRDDWRAPIIHFLITVERLSRESNQRARYENYCLINDQLYKRSFTHPLLKCLSLEEANFALTEIHAGCCGGHTGFRDLIRKTIWAGFYWPTITNDARKFVRKCEACQRHAGRINIPGETMGVMYAACPFDKWGIDIVGKLPTAPGGKCFLIVAVDYFSKWVEAEAVSKIDEGTVERFIWRNICCRYGVPRIIVSDNGTQFTGQKIADFCDRMDIMQHFVSLAHPQANGQVELANRTICEGIKKWLNQSRGKWVEELDTVL, encoded by the coding sequence ATGGTCACAGCTCGGAAGCTAAGACACTATTTCTTGTCACACCGCGTGGTGGTTCGAACTGTCTTACCTTTCGAACAAGTGCTGGGGAGGCCAGATCTTTCAGGGCGCATGGTGAAATGGGCCGTGGAGTTAGGGGAATATGATGTGGATTATGAGCCGAGGATGGCTATCGCCCAAGCCCTTGCGGATTTTATTCAAGAAACTACTCGTCGCCCTGTGCAAGAGTTTTGGGTGGCTTTCATGGATGGATCGGTTACAAAAGAGGGATGTGGGATCGGAGTGTATATCATTTCTCTGGGATCAGAGGTATACCAattcgctattaaattcacCTGTAAGATATCCAACAATGAGGCCGAGTATGAGGCTGTGGTCAGAGCAGTGCATATTTTGTCAGAGCTGCGGGCAGAATGTGTCATCATCAGAACTGACTCACAATTGGTGGCTCAACAACTCTCGGGAGGATATCACATTAAGGTGGATCGGATGCGGGCATATCACAGCAAAATTgttgaattgaagaaaaaatttgtGGAATTCAGAATAGAACAGATCTCTCGAGAGGAGAACACCCGGGCAGACTTAATTGCACGGGTTGCCAGTGCAGTGGAGCAAACGTGGAATGATGAGATCACACTGCTCTGCGACACCAGAGAAATGGAGACTTCCCAAGTTTTTGCGGTGGAAATTCGGGACGATTGGCGGGCTCCAATTATACACTTTCTCATAACAGTGGAACGACTGAGCAGAGAgtccaatcagagggctcgataCGAGAACTACTGCttgatcaatgatcaactctacaAGCGCTCCTTCACCCATCCCTTACTGAAATGTTTATCTCTTGAGGAGGCGAATTTTGCTTTGacagaaattcatgcaggttgttgCGGTGGGCACACGGGATTCAGGGATCTTATACGAAAAACCATCTgggcagggttctattggccaaCCATTACTAATGACGCCAGAAAATTCGTTCGCAAATGCGAGGCTTGTCAGAGGCATGCTGGCAGGATTAATATTCCAGGGGAGACTATGGGAGTAATGTATGCTGCTTGcccgtttgacaaatggggcatagACATCGTCGGGAAATTGCCTACGGCACCAGGGGgcaaatgctttctcattgtggcggTGGATTACTTCTCCAAGTGGGTAGAAGCCGAAGCTGTGTCAAAGATTGACGAGGGAACTGTAGAGCGGTTCATCTGGCGAAACATATGTTGCCGATATGGAGTCCCTAGAATCATTGTATCAGATAATGGAACCCAATTCACAGGGCAGAAGATCGCCGATTTTTGTGATCGCATGGATATAATGCAACACTTCGTTTCCCTAGCCCATCCGCAAGCAAATGGGCAGGTGGAGTTGGCAAACAGAACAATTTGCGAGGGGATCAAAAAGTGgctaaatcagagcagagggaagtgggtcgAGGAGCTAGACACCGTACTTTAG